One window of the Candidatus Zixiibacteriota bacterium genome contains the following:
- a CDS encoding isocitrate/isopropylmalate dehydrogenase family protein gives MAKHKIAWLPGDGVGNDVMEAAKIVLDKIKLDAEYIHGDIGWEFWRQEGDPLPQRTIDLLKKTDCALFGAITSKPKQEAEAELVPELQGKNMIYLSPIVRMRQELNLRTNLRPCKAYKGNPLNYRDGIDIVVFRENTEDLYSGIEFFPTPSEFRQTVEKLHPKMKRFSEVPNDEMAVSLRIITKNASRNIITDAFEYAKKFGKKTVTIVEKPNVIRETSGLMVRTAREAAKNYPDIELWETNIDAMCMWLVKNPENYSVLATSNMFGDIVSDLAAQLIGGLGFACSGNIGDDYAVFEPTHGSAPKYAGLYKVNPIAMLLSVKMMLDYLSEIEKASAVESAIATVIAEGKVRTYDMGGSNTTLEVAEAVAARL, from the coding sequence GTGGCGAAGCATAAAATAGCCTGGCTTCCCGGCGATGGCGTCGGCAATGATGTTATGGAAGCGGCTAAAATCGTGCTGGATAAAATCAAGTTGGATGCTGAATATATCCATGGCGACATCGGCTGGGAATTCTGGCGTCAAGAGGGCGACCCGCTTCCTCAGCGCACTATCGATTTGCTGAAAAAAACCGATTGCGCATTGTTCGGCGCAATCACCTCCAAGCCCAAACAGGAAGCAGAGGCTGAGTTGGTTCCCGAACTTCAAGGCAAAAACATGATCTACCTCAGTCCGATAGTCAGGATGCGTCAGGAATTAAATCTTCGCACAAACCTGCGTCCCTGCAAAGCCTATAAGGGCAACCCGTTGAATTACCGCGATGGTATTGATATAGTGGTGTTCAGGGAAAACACCGAAGACCTGTACTCGGGCATCGAATTTTTCCCGACACCGAGCGAGTTTCGTCAGACAGTCGAGAAACTTCACCCCAAAATGAAGCGGTTTTCCGAGGTGCCGAATGATGAGATGGCTGTAAGCCTGCGAATTATTACCAAAAACGCCAGTCGGAATATTATTACTGACGCTTTCGAGTATGCCAAAAAATTCGGCAAGAAAACTGTAACAATAGTGGAAAAGCCGAATGTCATTAGAGAGACATCCGGCTTGATGGTTCGCACTGCCAGAGAAGCTGCCAAAAACTATCCCGATATCGAACTTTGGGAAACCAATATAGATGCCATGTGCATGTGGCTTGTGAAAAACCCCGAGAATTACTCAGTGCTGGCAACATCCAATATGTTCGGCGACATCGTTTCGGATTTAGCCGCTCAGTTAATAGGCGGCCTCGGCTTTGCATGCAGCGGCAATATCGGTGATGATTATGCCGTATTCGAGCCGACACATGGTTCGGCGCCCAAATATGCCGGCCTGTATAAGGTCAATCCGATTGCCATGCTCTTATCTGTTAAAATGATGCTTGATTATCTGAGCGAAATAGAGAAAGCGTCCGCGGTTGAGAGTGCCATCGCTACAGTTATCGCCGAGGGTAAAGTTCGTACCTATGATATGGGCGGCAGTAATACTACATTGGAAGTAGCTGAGGCAGTAGCGGCTCGGTTGTAG
- a CDS encoding thiamine pyrophosphokinase translates to MKTKAVIFLNGSYPDNHKQFYIDEYHDRKNGSVVIAADGGLRFFVGNSLKPDVIAGDMDSIDSDNIAKFPEAVIVEVSTEGKSLTDGELALDWCAGNNITDVTLYGGIDTSFETDHLLGNIFMMFGFLDRSKVGARGRTPTTDVDAYGRTPTTNNFPQDVARSILGDRKIRMRDYCQEIIPLEDDEYTGEGKPGDMLSVIPLSDEIVYEADGLKYNPGGRVYKFGQTTPLRNELADSRFRVSIKGRAVVIRNYL, encoded by the coding sequence ATGAAAACCAAAGCCGTAATATTCCTGAATGGGTCATACCCGGATAATCATAAGCAGTTTTATATCGATGAATATCATGACCGCAAAAACGGTTCGGTAGTTATCGCCGCTGATGGCGGTCTGCGATTTTTTGTCGGCAACAGCCTCAAACCCGATGTTATCGCCGGCGATATGGATTCTATCGATAGTGATAATATAGCCAAGTTTCCGGAGGCGGTTATTGTGGAAGTTTCCACTGAGGGTAAATCGCTAACTGACGGCGAACTTGCGCTTGACTGGTGCGCTGGAAATAATATCACTGATGTTACCCTTTACGGCGGTATTGATACCTCATTTGAAACTGACCACTTGCTGGGCAATATATTCATGATGTTTGGTTTTCTTGATAGAAGTAAAGTTGGCGCACGGGGACGTACGCCAACCACAGATGTTGACGCATACGGACGTACGCCAACCACAAATAATTTCCCTCAGGATGTCGCTCGCTCCATCCTGGGGGACAGAAAAATCAGAATGCGTGATTACTGCCAGGAGATTATCCCGTTAGAGGATGATGAATATACGGGCGAGGGCAAACCGGGCGATATGCTGTCGGTAATTCCGCTGTCGGATGAAATCGTATATGAAGCTGACGGGTTGAAATATAACCCCGGCGGCAGAGTATATAAGTTTGGTCAGACGACGCCTTTACGGAATGAGCTGGCTGACAGCAGGTTTAGGGTAAGTATCAAGGGGCGGGCGGTTGTGATTAGGAATTATTTATGA
- a CDS encoding sodium:solute symporter family protein: MNGAYGIESAVLLTAYILFLVIVGLRYFRRGKTDADEYLVMGRRLSLPAFVASIVSTWYGGILGVGEYSFKHGLSNWLVFGLPYYLAAFLFAMFLAKKARQSRLHTIPDQLNKAYGKNVSMVGAFFVFITTVPAAYVLQLGVLTDTAFGVPLTIGVIGGTLFSIFYIFSGGLRGDVFTDKAQFVLMFGGFAILLVVLVSNYGGLSFLKANVPDTHFVWRGTKSASYIFVWYFIALAALVEPSFYQRCFAARSEKTARNGILIAIAFWAVFDFMTTTTGMYARALMPDLANPIAAYPALAAKVLPKAFQAVFLLSLFATVMSTVDSYTFIAGTTIGKDFIWRLRGGDITKHTRFGLVLSGLLAIVIALYFQSVIDIWYVFGTLGTCAMLIPLGSSFSDRWRMSGKMAMLSMILSPVVAAVWIVPNLIWEADYFFGIQPIYAGLFVSVVIYGVDYYLVKCKSAV, from the coding sequence ATGAACGGTGCTTACGGCATAGAAAGCGCAGTCCTGCTGACAGCGTACATATTATTTTTGGTGATAGTAGGTCTGCGCTATTTTCGCCGCGGCAAAACCGATGCCGATGAATATCTTGTTATGGGACGGCGATTGTCCTTGCCGGCTTTCGTTGCCAGTATTGTCTCCACCTGGTATGGCGGGATACTCGGAGTCGGGGAATACTCGTTTAAGCATGGCTTGTCGAACTGGCTTGTGTTCGGACTGCCGTATTACTTGGCGGCGTTTCTGTTTGCGATGTTTTTGGCCAAAAAAGCCAGGCAAAGCAGACTTCACACAATACCCGACCAGCTCAATAAAGCCTATGGCAAAAACGTTTCGATGGTTGGGGCGTTTTTCGTGTTTATTACGACAGTGCCGGCGGCGTATGTGCTTCAATTGGGTGTATTGACTGATACTGCCTTCGGAGTGCCGCTTACTATCGGGGTTATCGGCGGAACACTGTTTTCAATATTCTATATATTCAGCGGCGGTTTGCGCGGGGATGTTTTCACCGATAAGGCGCAGTTCGTACTGATGTTTGGCGGCTTTGCGATATTGTTGGTTGTGCTTGTTTCCAACTATGGCGGGTTGTCATTTCTTAAAGCTAATGTTCCGGATACTCATTTTGTCTGGCGAGGTACGAAATCGGCATCATATATATTTGTCTGGTACTTTATCGCCTTAGCTGCGTTAGTGGAGCCGTCGTTTTATCAGCGCTGTTTTGCCGCGCGTTCCGAGAAGACAGCCCGCAATGGAATCCTCATTGCTATTGCTTTCTGGGCGGTGTTCGATTTTATGACCACCACTACCGGCATGTATGCCCGCGCCCTGATGCCCGACTTAGCCAACCCGATTGCCGCCTATCCCGCTTTGGCGGCAAAGGTGCTGCCGAAAGCATTTCAGGCGGTGTTTCTGTTAAGCCTGTTTGCCACTGTCATGTCCACTGTCGATTCATATACGTTTATCGCAGGCACTACCATAGGCAAGGATTTTATCTGGCGGCTTAGGGGCGGCGATATTACCAAGCATACCCGTTTTGGCCTTGTGCTTTCGGGTCTGCTGGCAATTGTAATTGCGTTATACTTTCAGTCGGTAATCGATATCTGGTATGTTTTCGGCACGCTTGGTACCTGCGCTATGCTGATACCGCTTGGCTCATCGTTTTCCGACAGGTGGCGGATGAGCGGCAAGATGGCTATGCTTTCGATGATACTATCGCCTGTTGTTGCCGCTGTATGGATTGTGCCGAACTTGATTTGGGAAGCTGATTACTTTTTTGGCATCCAGCCGATATATGCGGGGCTGTTTGTATCGGTTGTTATTTATGGGGTGGATTATTATTTGGTAAAATGCAAGTCGGCAGTTTGA
- a CDS encoding TonB-dependent receptor: MFSNTTKLTMLWLMLLTAAAWGTSLTGVITDKQTGEPVPGAVVKLAGCNIAAAANSSGSFTIGELPFGASSLSVSHIGYKIAIIRLDNSRRSPLKIELEPKILKGQDIIVTATRAKKGQTPAAFSNMNNKEIKQNYWAQDTPMLLASMPNIFAYSDAGSGIGYSYMKIRGFGQNRISVMLNGIPLNDAESHEVFWVDLPDFANNVQDIQVQRGVGNSMYGASAIGGSVNLTTTELSAVPLLKAETGYGSFNTKKMSVSGSSGLINDRYMFYGRYSKIETDGYRDNSWTDMYAYFFSIARFDERMTWKFNTYGGPEESHLAYKGITSEQLTGNRKYNELEYKGEIDHFSQPHYEFFWDWNVNDNIDVSNTFYYFNGNGYYSQKRSRKDVEEYFPGIYSIKVSDTTLAPRDYYDTDDLDYFIKDEDSLYTIEKVDLIRRPEVNEHDWGWLPRIAIKHNKGILAFGGEMRIHAGHHFSEVSWASVYPQGFAPDARYYDYRGKSNTYTVYAHESYNLLDRLTAMINIQYQRHKYMLEDDKRFNAAFNRSYDFFSPRVGISYNASARVNIFLNTSMASRHPAFKDIYDPTDYWSNPNYKADNFTASGSSWIYNGKELNPEKMYDIEVGADLKHAAEHFTFKSGVNLYRMQIKDEIVPYSGQLDDMNYPISGNAEKTIHQGVELSFDTQIRNEFVINGNISVNDYHFVSYKEYGFDWDNWEPIEYNRADKKIGGFPSILANYRLAYIINDLMFGINGKYVGKQYIDNGEDYKLNSYHIQNFDIAYDFGRLIGINSFKASFRVNNVSDTEYEQAAYIEEDDGKPRYMVGADRNFYFSISTEF, translated from the coding sequence ATGTTTTCCAACACAACCAAACTAACCATGTTATGGCTTATGCTATTAACCGCCGCAGCTTGGGGGACATCGCTAACAGGGGTAATCACCGACAAACAAACCGGCGAACCTGTGCCGGGAGCAGTGGTCAAGCTTGCCGGATGCAATATCGCCGCCGCTGCCAACAGCAGCGGCAGTTTCACTATTGGGGAATTACCCTTCGGAGCGAGCAGCCTATCGGTCAGTCATATCGGCTATAAAATCGCTATAATACGGTTAGATAACAGCCGCCGTTCGCCGCTGAAAATCGAGCTTGAGCCGAAAATCCTCAAAGGACAGGATATAATAGTAACGGCGACAAGAGCTAAAAAAGGCCAGACACCGGCGGCGTTTTCAAACATGAACAACAAAGAGATTAAGCAAAACTACTGGGCGCAGGATACTCCGATGCTGTTAGCCTCAATGCCGAACATATTTGCCTATTCCGATGCCGGCAGCGGTATAGGTTATTCCTATATGAAAATACGCGGGTTCGGCCAGAACCGGATTTCGGTGATGCTTAACGGCATCCCGCTTAATGACGCCGAATCGCACGAGGTTTTCTGGGTTGACCTGCCCGATTTCGCTAATAACGTGCAGGATATTCAGGTGCAGAGAGGAGTCGGCAATTCGATGTATGGCGCTTCCGCGATAGGCGGCTCGGTCAACCTGACAACAACAGAGCTTTCGGCTGTTCCTCTATTGAAAGCAGAAACCGGCTATGGCAGTTTCAACACCAAGAAGATGTCGGTTTCGGGCAGCTCCGGTTTGATTAATGACAGATATATGTTCTATGGCCGTTATTCGAAAATTGAAACCGATGGCTACCGCGATAACTCATGGACGGATATGTATGCCTACTTTTTCAGCATAGCCCGTTTTGATGAGCGCATGACCTGGAAATTTAACACCTATGGCGGACCGGAGGAATCGCACCTTGCCTATAAAGGAATTACATCAGAGCAATTAACCGGTAATCGCAAATACAACGAGCTTGAGTATAAAGGCGAAATTGACCATTTCAGCCAGCCTCATTACGAGTTCTTCTGGGATTGGAATGTGAATGATAATATCGATGTATCAAACACTTTTTATTATTTCAATGGCAATGGCTATTATAGCCAGAAAAGGAGCAGAAAAGATGTCGAGGAGTATTTCCCCGGGATATATTCTATCAAGGTTTCCGATACGACATTAGCTCCGCGCGACTATTACGACACCGATGACTTAGATTATTTCATTAAAGATGAGGACAGCCTCTACACTATCGAAAAGGTTGATTTGATTCGTCGCCCTGAGGTTAATGAACATGATTGGGGCTGGCTTCCGAGAATAGCAATTAAACATAACAAAGGCATTCTCGCTTTTGGCGGTGAGATGCGCATTCATGCAGGCCATCATTTTAGCGAGGTGAGCTGGGCAAGCGTTTACCCGCAAGGATTCGCACCCGATGCCCGCTATTATGACTATCGAGGCAAAAGCAATACCTATACTGTCTATGCTCACGAATCGTATAACCTTCTCGACAGACTAACGGCAATGATTAACATTCAATACCAGAGACATAAATATATGCTGGAGGATGATAAACGATTCAACGCCGCTTTTAATCGCAGCTATGATTTCTTCTCGCCAAGAGTAGGCATCAGTTATAACGCATCGGCTAGGGTGAACATTTTTCTCAATACCTCGATGGCATCCCGCCACCCGGCTTTTAAGGATATTTACGACCCGACAGACTACTGGTCTAATCCCAATTACAAAGCTGATAATTTCACGGCCTCCGGTTCATCATGGATTTATAACGGCAAGGAATTAAATCCTGAAAAAATGTATGATATTGAAGTCGGCGCCGATTTAAAGCATGCCGCCGAGCATTTTACGTTCAAAAGCGGGGTGAATCTATATCGGATGCAAATTAAAGATGAGATTGTGCCATACTCCGGCCAGCTCGACGATATGAATTATCCTATCTCCGGCAATGCCGAAAAGACAATCCATCAGGGTGTTGAACTTTCATTTGATACGCAAATTCGTAATGAATTTGTTATAAACGGCAACATAAGCGTTAATGACTATCATTTTGTTAGCTATAAGGAATATGGTTTCGATTGGGATAACTGGGAACCGATAGAATATAACCGCGCCGATAAAAAAATAGGCGGTTTCCCCTCGATATTGGCTAACTACCGACTTGCATATATAATCAATGACCTGATGTTCGGCATAAACGGCAAGTATGTCGGCAAGCAATATATCGACAATGGCGAAGATTACAAACTCAATTCCTATCATATACAAAATTTTGATATTGCTTATGATTTCGGCAGACTTATCGGCATCAATTCTTTTAAAGCCTCGTTCAGAGTCAATAATGTGTCTGATACGGAATACGAGCAAGCCGCTTATATCGAGGAGGATGACGGCAAGCCGCGCTATATGGTCGGCGCCGATCGTAATTTCTATTTCTCGATATCAACTGAGTTCTAA